CGCCGGATCTCTGATGCTTCGGGAAATGCGTCGCGCTGCAGGTCGCTGTCTCCGGGGCAGGGGATGCCGCAAGCGGTCAGGGCAATCTGCACCAGAGCCGAGCAATCCAGCCCCGAACGGCTGTTGCCGCCCCACAGATAGGGCGTGCCCAACAGCGTTTCCGCGATCTCGACTGGATCATCGGCAGGCCGGTCGCCGATATGCGAAAGGGGCACGTAACCGCCGGTGACAAGGCGGGCGAAGCGCCCCTCGGTCCCCTCGACCGCCAGCCTTGCACCGATAGAGAGCATACATGTTTCGGGCTGTTTCATGTCGGCGGCGGGGTAAAGATGGGTTGCCGGTGCCGTCACGCGATGAGTGATCGGGGGTAGATCGTGGCCGAGCACCTTTTCGGGCAGCCATCCGCAATAGCCGTCCAGCGCGGCCTGCACGAAAGCCCATCCGTCGCGGCGCTCGATAATTATCAGATCGGCGCCGAAAATCACCTGCCGGTCGCGGCGTCCGCCGGGCGCGGTCATCAGATCGGCAAGCGGCGCGGCCATCCGCGCAGGCTCTCCGGTGGTGTATTCCGGGCGGTCGAGCTTGCCGCGCAGGCTGTCGAGCGCAACCCGCTCGGTCGCGGCGGTCAGGCGGCGGTCATGGCTCATTTCACAAGATCGGGCAAAGCGGAAAGGATGGCGCGCGCGCCCTGACCGACCCCACCCTTTGGGCGTCCGGGCGCGGCGGTGGGTTGCCAGCCATAGATATCCAGGTGGACATAGCGCCCCGCCCCCTCGGCAAAGCGGCGCAGGAACAGTGCGGCGGTGATCGAGCCCGCCATTCCGCCTGAAGGCGCATTGTCCAGATCGGCGATCGCGGGTTCGATCATCGTCTCGTAGGGTTCCCAGAAAGGCATGCGCCAAAGCGGATCCCCCGCAGTCATCGAGGCCGCCGAGATCGCCTGCGCAGTGGCGTCGTCATCGCAGTAGAAGGGCGGGATATCGGGGCCAAGAGCCACCCGCGCCGCACCAGTCAGGGTGGCCATGGAGATCATCAGATCCGGGCTCTCCTCGGCCCCCAGGGTCAGCGCATCGGCCAGCACCAGCCGCCCCTCGGCATCGGTGTTGTTCACCTCGACGCTCAGCCCCTTGCGGCTGCCCAGAACGTCGCCGGGACGGAAGGCATTGCCCGCGATGCTGTTCTCGAC
This region of Paracoccus saliphilus genomic DNA includes:
- a CDS encoding C40 family peptidase; translated protein: MSHDRRLTAATERVALDSLRGKLDRPEYTTGEPARMAAPLADLMTAPGGRRDRQVIFGADLIIIERRDGWAFVQAALDGYCGWLPEKVLGHDLPPITHRVTAPATHLYPAADMKQPETCMLSIGARLAVEGTEGRFARLVTGGYVPLSHIGDRPADDPVEIAETLLGTPYLWGGNSRSGLDCSALVQIALTACGIPCPGDSDLQRDAFPEASEIRRGDLLFWPGHVALAMSADLMIHATAWKMAVIRESIPDAIARIDAAGDGPFLGIRRPG